The following coding sequences are from one Schizosaccharomyces osmophilus chromosome 1, complete sequence window:
- the cki2 gene encoding serine/threonine protein kinase (CK1 family) Cki2 — MNTQTSVVGVHYRVGRKIGEGSFGVIFDGMNLLNNQLVAIKFEPKKSEAPQLRDEYRTYKLLVGSVGIPSVYYFGQEGLHNILVIDLLGPSLEDLFEWCGCKFSVKTVAMIAKQMLARVHTIHKKNLVYRDIKPDNFLIGRPCTRNTNLVYVVDFGMAKYYRDPKTKQHIPYSERKSLSGTARYMSINTHLGREQSRRDDLESLGHVFMYFLRGSLPWQGLKAANNKHKYEKISEKKQATSLNELCTGFPSEFNKYMTYVRSLQFDEDPDYDYLQELFDDAIRSNGETNDGVYDWMLLNNGKGWESASSHFSVLAMKRRKNYLGLNVVQNDDNRPKQSNVQSQNTRLNSAYKNGPQKNYNSFESCSRNQQIICTRREQSASKNTIYPQSSARGYGRVQPMYASRLADRQEDANFAGVNQIQEQRPTSFWDIFCCHCF; from the exons atgaataCGCAAACAAGTGTGGTTGGCGTTCATTACCGAGTGGGACGTAAAATCGGTGAAGGATCTTTTGGTGTGATTTTCGACGGAATGAACTTGCTGAACAATCAGCTTGTTGCTATAAAGTTTGAGCCAAAGAAATCGGAAGCTCCTCAACTTCGGGATGAATATAGAACCTACAAGCTGCTAGTCGGAAGTG TTGGGATTCCAAGCGTTTATTACTTCGGCCAAGAAGGATTGCATAATATTTTAGTAATTGATCTTTTGGGGCCTAGTTTAGAGGATCTATTTGAATGGTGTGGCTGTAAATTTAGCGTTAAAACCGTCGCTATGATTGCCAAACAAATGCTGGCTCGTGTGCATACAATCCACAAAAAGAACCTGGTGTATAGAGATATTAAGCCAGATAATTTTCTCATCGGTCGACCTTGTACTCGGAATACAAATCTTGTGTATGTTGTCGATTTTGGAATGGCAAAATATTATCGGGATCCCAAAACGAAACAACATATTCCTTAcagtgaaagaaaaagtttgtCTGGAACGGCTCGTTACATGAGTATCAACACACATCTTGGTCGTGAGCAATCACGAAGAGATGACTTGGAATCCTTAGGACATGTTTTTATGTATTTTCTTCGTGGAAGCCTTCCTTGGCAAGGATTGAAAGCTGCTAACAATAAGCATAAATACGAAAAGATCAGCGAAAAGAAGCAAGCCACTTCGTTAAATGAGCTGTGCACTGGCTTTCCCAGTGAgtttaataaatatatgaCCTATGTTCGCTCTTTGcaatttgatgaagacCCGGATTATGATTACTTACAGGAACTATTTGACGATGCTATTCGAAGTAATGGAGAAACGAATGACGGAGTTTATGATTGGATGTTACTAAATAATGGCAAAGGCTGGGAGTCTGCATCATCTCATTTTTCTGTCTTGGCAATGAAACGAAGGAAAAATTACTTGGGATTAAACGTTGTGCAGAATGATGATAACAGGCCGAAGCAAAGTAACGTTCAGTCTCAAAACACACGATTGAACTCGGCGTATAAGAATGGAccccaaaaaaattataacTCATTTGAATCATGCTCAAGGAATCAGCAAATTATATGTACCAGACGGGAGCAGTCTGCTTCTAAAAATACCATTTATCCACAGTCATCCGCCCGAGGGTACGGTCGGGTCCAGCCAATGTATGCTTCTCGATTGGCGGATCGTCAGGAAGATGCTAATTTTGCTGGTGTCAATCAAATTCAGGAACAAAGACCAACAAGTTTTTGGGATATTTTTTGCTGCCATTGCTTTTGA
- a CDS encoding Schizosaccharomyces specific protein, which produces MLSMIALLQQIKEDESQLLDLYRVFFRGKQIKWQELKVDKSELDSYMMKIGYNKRNLILISYAHHLQELLRMPRLDTHQLVKCIRQATAECKRSYIIDMQEASFRYKNVSSLKFMFNNMWKPFLNESTNKDLSLLPISFELSFSSVFGAFLFSVKEIYSMFYRTFEEMKESKKPPSATIFFGFFSKDPEFSSLRNHYERFNSKICKLLQMILEEVSICLELGRIQRKL; this is translated from the exons ATGTTGTCGATGATAGCACTTTTGCagcaaataaaagaagatgaatcACAGTTATTAGATCTATATAGAGT ATTTTTTAGaggaaagcaaataaaaTGGCAAGAACTAAAGGTTGATAAAAGTGAACTTGACTCATACATGATGAAAATCGGATATAATAAGAG AAATCTAATTTTAATCTCATATGCGCATCATCTTCAAGAATTGCTTCGTATGCCGAGGTTGGATACCCATCAACTTGTAAAATGCATCCGACAAGCGACAGCAGAATGCAAGCGATCGTACATTATAGACATGCaagaagcttcttttcGTTATAAGAATGTGTCTTCATTGAAGTTCATGTTCAACAATATGTGGAAACCATTCCTGAATGAATCAACAAACAAGGATTTATCTTTGCTTCCTATA TCTTTTGAGCTCAGCTTCTCCTCGGTGTTTGGGGCATTTCTCTTTAGTGTGAAGGAAATATATTCAATGTTCTATCGAAcctttgaagaaatgaaggaaagcaaaaagccACCTTCTGCCACAATTTTTTTCGGGTTTTTTTCTAAAGATCCAGAATTCAGCTCGCTTCGAAATCATTATGAAAGGTTTAACTCAAAAATATGTAAATTACTTCAAATGATACTTGAAGAAGTGTCAATTTGTCTGGAATTAGGTAGGATACAGAGGAAACTCTAG
- the sgo1 gene encoding meiotic cohesin protection protein, shugoshin, Sgo1, producing MNKSIPIQCTKEEDILFIESLKKRFLKQNREIIRVNTQLSAKLSESEIEMEKLLRDNCQLKNSLIKLESRVQIYSQSESLYRQYFQDFQRIRNKLSEVHHLMIEMDEKILPPSTAIESSTNTSSTLNDGVDERKGQNVQRNRYPPLIKDFSVPDLENPHGMNLPGRKSKFPPLPKLPSKCILADKTNTCASNSKTTLKEMKPPNHDIENKKNSKEKEKDFSQNETKFPLGKEVMKEQVNSKPSNVRVCIPSKAFDNVTDFEGKNDYEADNRDWDMESTGTVTTTRGGRERRAVKSVNYAIPDLRMKLRRSFELPKDKKRRRQCRMHTKN from the exons atgaataagtCTATTCCTATACAATGTACAAAAGAGGAGGATATTCTATTTATAGAGTCATTAAAAAAGCGGTTCCTGAAGCAAAACCGTGAAATTATCAG AGTAAATACACAATTGTCAGCTAAATTGAGCGAATCtgaaatagaaatggaaaaactATTGCGAGACAACTGTCAATTGAAGAACAGTCTCATTAAACTGGAATCACGGGTCCAAATATACAGTCAGTCAGAAAGCCTTTATCGTCAATATTTTCAAGATTTTCAAAGGATCCGGAACAAGCTTTCAGAAGTCCATCACCTTATGATtgaaatggatgaaaaaataCTTCCGCCAAGTACGGCTATAGAATCGTCGACGAATACCTCATCTACTTTAAACGACGGAGTTGACGAAAGGAAAGGACAGAATGTTCAGAGGAATAGATACCCACCACTAATCAAAGATTTCTCGGTTCCAGATCTGGAAAATCCACACGGAATGAACTTGCCAGGACGCAAGAGCAAATTTCCACCATTACCTAAATTACCAAGTAAATGCATTCTTGCTGATAAAACCAATACATGCGCATCAAACTCAAAAACCACGctaaaggaaatgaaaCCACCAAATCATGAcattgaaaacaagaaaaatagtaaagagaaagagaaggaCTTCTCacaaaatgaaacaaaattcCCTTTGGGAAAAGAGGTAATGAAAGAACAAGTGAATTCAAAACCTTCAAATGTTCGTGTTTGTATTCCTTCTAAAGCTTTTGATAATGTCACTGACTTTGAAGGTAAAAATGATTACGAAGCAGACAATCGGGATTGGGATATGGAGTCTACTGGTACAGTGACGACGACAAGAGGAGGACGAGAGAGACGGGCAGTAAAATCTGTGAATTATGCTATACCAGATTTACGGATGAAGCTGAGAAGAAGCTTTGAATTACCAAAGGACAAGAAACGAAGGCGGCAATGTCGAATGCATAcaaaaaactaa
- the txc1 gene encoding 26S proteasome co-factor Txc1, translating into MSGRHHCSADCDDHPFESGPNDTLYTCIDKDAIVVLNEAQQDTGKQIFKPWDQRFDDSLIVESDVDDQLLFHIPFTGSATLRSLLVRIFPDSSAPHSVSLYPNHSNLDFGALQDAKSTESFEFPLSFSGNQIFEFPVKTRLYQNLRNLNLFFSRNDGSDDPIQIAYIGLRGSFVPFKGNPIITIYESAPNPADHPQVNQEEVYRSIS; encoded by the exons ATGTCTGGTCGCCATCACTGCTCAGCAGATTGTGATGACCATCCTTTTGAATCCGGCCCCAACGACACCCTCTACACTTGCATTGATAAAGATGCCATCGTCGTTTTAAACGAGGCCCAACAGGATACaggtaaacaaatattCAAACCTTGGGACCAGCGCTTCGATGACTCTCTCATTGTCGAAAGCGACGTCGACGatcaacttttgtttcacATCCCCTTTACCGGTTCTGCAACCCTCCGTTCTTTGCTCGTACGCATTTTTCCCGATTCCTCCGCTCCCCATTCCGTCTCTTTGTATCCCAATCACTCCAATTTGGATTTCGGTGCTCTCCAAGACGCAAAGTCCACCGAATCATTTGAGTTTCccctttctttttccgGTAATCAAATCTTTGAATTCCCCGTCAAAACTCGCCTCTACCAAAATCTGCGCAATCTAAATCTCTTCTTCTCCAGAAATGACGGTTCAGATGATCCTATTCAAATCGCCTACATCGGTCTTCGAGGCTCTTTTGTCCCTTTCAAAGGAAACCCCATCATCACAATTTATGAA TCTGCTCCCAACCCTGCCGACCATCCTCAGGTGAACCAAGAAGAAGTCTATCGCTCTATTTCCTAA
- the ecl2 gene encoding extender of chronological lifespan protein Ecl2, translated as MDLDYCLICGKPTTGNLYCSRECHLQDCPGCDSQSEQCAYSHAASLHMLSSQYLDHFRRRSSMPSPSTSSLLLNGYASSRLAVL; from the coding sequence ATGGATTTGGATTACTGTTTAATTTGCGGAAAGCCTACCACTGGCAACCTTTACTGCTCTAGAGAATGTCATTTACAAGATTGCCCCGGTTGCGACTCTCAATCTGAGCAATGCGCCTATTCCCATGCTGCTAGCCTTCACATGCTTTCTTCACAATACCTGGATCACTTTCGTCGACGCTCCTCGATGCCGTCGCCTTctacttcttctttattgttAAATGGCTATGCTTCTTCTCGGCTGGCCGTACTCTAA
- the dic1 gene encoding meiotic dynein intermediate chain Dic1 gives MDTHKREIEEKREKLLKLRQEKKSLKLAQPFSSINIKEDLSQEHLSYFLNSIIKQKELYHTPVSATSSKSSPKSALKFTPVYEIFNERASHPILLSQQQSPLSFSSFCTGFEVKSKHYNVHKGDITSNGTSHSENDLFEHEIKVSDLATLDELELGKIGSFLQSSSKVIERALCEDSKDFFTDCQEKRFDSIENSPSTDKNKLVLRSTLHDKTITSDRPVNSLAYSTFFDELLLASYSNPVGGQRSDGLVLLWNQRWKNYPESVLRANSEITVCKFSPSNPHIVAGGAYNGQLFLWDLRQGSSPVLSTNIITGGHIEPINDLTFLNSFSTENIVTCSTDGYMHIWDSHTLAKPTATVPLMADACKPMQAFAPTCMNYTTDMNAFMIGAEDGRLRIGNQQDIFEPQTNLNSFKSLEGHSAYVTGLDVMRSSIDIEPLKKSENYYLSSSLDWTVKLWSTQKYNHAKQSALDPDDQNGITCIREFDHQDMVFDVKWNPVRSGCFATVDAVGSLSIWDLKKQNLQTPIVSDTPSNCKSLNRVAWQPKSDRHLACGGLGGSLFLYELNL, from the exons ATGGATACCcacaaaagagaaatagaAGAGAAACGGGAAAAATTACTAAAGCTTCgtcaagaaaagaaaagcttaAAACTGGCACAGCCATTTAGTTCCATCAACATTAAGGAAGATCTCTCGCAG GAACACCTTTCCTATTTTCTGAATTCcattataaaacaaaaagagctTTATCATACTCCGGTCTCGGCCACTTCTTCAAAGAGTTCCCCCAAATCTGCCCTGAAGTTTACTCCAGTCTACGAAATCTTCAATGAACGAGCAAGCCATCCGATATTACTTTCCCAACAGCAGTCTCCActgtctttttcttccttttgcaCCGGATTCGAAGttaaaagcaaacattATAACGTTCACAAAGGTGATATTACTTCTAATGGAACATCGCATTCTGAAAACGATTTATTTGAAcatgaaataaaagtaagTGATTTGGCTACATTGGATGAGCTGGAGTTGGGAAAAATTGGAAGCTTTCTGCAGAGCTCTTCCAAAGTAATCGAAAGAGCCCTTTGTGAAGATTCCAAGGACTTCTTTACAGATTGCCAAGAAAAGAGATTCGATTCCATAGAAAATTCTCCATCCAcagataaaaacaaactagTTTTGCGCTCGACACTGCATGATAAAACAATCACATCCGACAGGCCTGTTAATAGTCTTGCCTACTCTACCTTCTTTGACGAACTTCTGCTAGCTTCATACTCCAACCCAGTCGGCGGTCAGCGCTCAGATGGTTTAGTGCTACTTTGGAATCAACGCTGGAAAAATTACCCAGAGTCAGTCTTAAGAGCAAAT agTGAAATTACCGTCTGTAAATTCTCCCCCTCAAATCCTCATATCGTTGCCGGCGGTGCTTATAATGGCCAGCTATTCTTATGGGATTTGAGACAAGGATCAAGCCCTGTACTCTCCACCAATATAATCACCGGAGGCCATATTGAACCCATTAACgatttgacttttttgaaCAGTTTTTCTACTGAAAACATAGTAACCTGTAGTACTGATGGTTACATGCATATATGGGACAGCCATACCCTTGCGAAGCCTACAGCAACAGTTCCATTGATGGCCGATGCTTGCAAGCCTATGCAAGCATTCGCTCCTACTTGCATGAATTATACTACAGATATGAACGCTTTCATGATTGGAGCTGAAGATGGCCGCCTCCGAATTGGTAATCAACAAGACATATTTGAACCtcaaacaaatttaaaCTCGTTTAAAAGTTTAGAAGGACATTCAGCTTATGTTACAGGATTAGATGTGATGCGTTCCAGTATCGATATTGAACCTCTaaaaaaatcagaaaattattatttaagTAGTTCCTTAGATTGGACAGTGAAGCTTTGGTCGACCCAAAAGTACAATCATGCAAAGCAGTCGGCGCTTGATCCCGACGACCAAAACGGCATCACTTGCATACGTGAATTTGATCACCAAGACATGGTGTTTGACGTCAAATGGAATCCTGTTCGGTCAGGATGCTTTGCTACTGTTGATGCTGTGGGCTCTCTTTCGATATGGGacttaaaaaaacaaaacctGCAAACCCCAATAGTCAGCGACACACCCTCAAACTGTAAATCGTTAAACCGTGTAGCTTGGCAACCAAAATCCGACCGACACTTAGCTTGTGGTGGTCTTGGGGGCAGTCTGTTTCTCTATGAATTGAACCTCTGA
- the scl1 gene encoding 20S proteasome complex subunit alpha 1, with translation MSQARGFDRTITVFSPEGRLFQVEYAFKAFNLAGITSVGITGQNSGCVISQKKIPDKLIDASTVNHVFPITKGIGCVMTGSIADARAQVSRARSEAAEFEYKNGYPMPCDVLAKRMANIAQVSTQRASMRPLGVAMTLVSVDDEFGPSLYKLDPAGFYIGYKATSAGTKQTETMNWLEKRYKKNGVPPNLTETVETGIQSLMSSLSTDFKATELQIGVVEENKPFRLLSVDEIDAHLQSIAEKD, from the coding sequence ATGTCTCAAGCTCGTGGATTCGACAGGACGATTACGGTTTTTTCTCCTGAAGGACGTCTCTTTCAAGTAGAGTATGCTTTCAAAGCTTTTAATTTGGCAGGAATCACCTCCGTTGGCATAACAGGTCAAAACAGTGGATGTGtaatttctcaaaaaaagattccaGACAAGCTAATTGATGCTTCAACTGTCAACCATGTTTTTCCTATTACTAAAGGAATTGGTTGTGTAATGACAGGCTCTATTGCTGATGCCCGAGCTCAAGTTTCCAGAGCTCGTAGCGAAGCAGCCGAGTTTGAATACAAAAATGGCTATCCTATGCCTTGTGACGTTTTAGCTAAGCGTATGGCTAATATTGCACAAGTTTCTACCCAACGTGCATCCATGAGACCTCTAGGAGTTGCTATGACTCTTGTCTCTGTTGACGATGAGTTTGGACCTTCCCTCTACAAATTAGATCCCGCCGGCTTTTATATCGGTTACAAAGCTACAAGTGCTGGTACTAAGCAAACTGAAACTATGAATTGGTTGGAAAAGcgatacaaaaaaaatggtgTTCCACCAAATTTGACTGAAACTGTCGAAACCGGTATTCAATCGTTAATGAGCAGCCTGAGTACAGACTTTAAGGCTACTGAATTACAGATTGGTGTGGTAGAGGAGAACAAACCTTTCAGACTGTTATCTGTCGATGAAATTGATGCACATTTGCAAAGTATTGCCGAAAAGGATTGA
- the pex16 gene encoding Pex16 family peroxisome import protein Pex16 produces MNVLNVYEKHILADERSFTRVSEIEKILKYLAYFLPTEFRTNELSSQTIASVLLILQQFHTNLLYRKISELPEHEQTLLKSERTLFIEHFNKNSTFFQKSSQLLFLIDSLSLPSEILTAKLYPSHQYDTVLSVESLKLLLRLHLMYQTGGYLPFKNPLLTRDFNAKDFINIYATYKDPNNYITLKKTGKRVPRLHSVPSSFQQLNQSTPKLHNLLLQSTSFQPLGLLRIISNLLRVFRPFVYMLLTWHWKRTQLSGKSSRRPWLPWILSFIMEVASIYLNSKDSDKSSKSLPMRVEAWSNQSAFRDYLVWSLTHGRFFDEFTRQWLECAVRWVAPIPFVGRLFNVYFNESNYRLENYAS; encoded by the exons ATGAATGTCTTAAAtgtttacgaaaagcaTATTCTAGCAGATGAACGCTCCTTTACTCGAGTCTCAGAAATCGAGAAGATACTAAAGTACTTGgcatattttcttccaacCGAATTTCGCACTAATGAATTAAGTTCCCAAACGA TTGCTTCTGTTTTATTAATACTGCAGCAGTTCCATACAAACCTTTTGTATCGAAAAATCTCAGAATTGCCCGAACACGAACAAACATTACTGAAGAGCGAGAGGACATTGTTCATAGAacatttcaacaaaaatagcacttttttccaaaaaagttCTCAATTACTGTTCTTAATTGATAGTTTGTCCCTCCCATCAGAAATTTTGACTGCCAAGCTTTACCCGTCGCATCAATATGATACTGTTCTCAGCGTTGAATCACTCAA GTTATTACTTCGCTTGCACTTGATGTACCAAACAGGTGGGTACTTGCCTTTCAAAAATCCTCTCTTGACCAGAGATTTTAATGCGAAAGACTTTATCAACATTTATGCAACATACAAAGATCCAAACAACTACATTACTCTGAAGAAGACTGGAAAGAGAGTACCCAGATTGCACTCTGTCCCTTCAAGCTTTCAACAGCTAAATCAGAGTACTCCGAAACTACACAATCTCCTTTTACAAAGTACCTCATTTCAGCCTTTAGGATTGTTACGTATTATCTCCAATCTCTTACGGGTTTTTCGTCCATTTGTATATATGCTTTTGACATGGCATTGGAAACGCACACAGCTCAGCGGTAAATCTTCTCGTAGGCCATGGCTCCCTTGGATTTTGAGTTTTATTATGGAGGTTGCTTCAATTTACCtgaattcaaaagattCCGATAAATCGAGTAAGTCTTTGCCCATGCGAGTCGAAGCATGGTCCAATCAATCAGCATTTAGAGACTATTTAGTATGGTCACTCACTCATGGAagattttttgatgaattcaCTAG ACAATGGCTTGAATGTGCAGTGCGTTGGGTTGCACCTATTCCTTTCGTTGGACGCTTATTTAATGTTTATTTCAACGAAAGTAACTACAGGTTGGAAAACTATGCTTCTTGA
- the orc5 gene encoding origin recognition complex subunit Orc5 yields the protein MKTNELEDKLRECVYCRDEQIDKLVSLLFNDDCNVPSLILYGVSSTGKSYLLNQALNLSNKEVIWINLKTCFTTPLLLYRILTHAGVDQDLAYKKGTHISGFLHLLHINISKTEKHVYLVLDQIDQFPEISPILFSMFADLALNTNLSNLSVIFTLSTHPAQYMGTLAVPIVFFPQYMKDEILEICQNTPPVLDFIDETGEETFEDEIELSVWMQYCGFLWNVFGSHCLNNYQAFRDVVDLHWPQFVQPIVKGNVHPADYAQLHKLAKHALTSDLTISRRLHIIEPTKIKYMHDAKSVDLPLLTKYLLISAFLASYNPSRLDAQFFSHGKGSKQRGRKRKNTSNQSLESAKGAKNGTSRTKSTAKLSQLTLGPKAFELERLFAIYYAICPNGRHVLSADVFNQITSLASLKMLLPAHKGSLRSLDSPRFKVNVSREFVIKISKSVGFPLESYLADEPV from the exons ATGAAGACGAACGAACTTGAAGATAAATTAAGAGAATGCGTATATTGTAGAGACGAACAAATCGACAAGCTTGTTTCGTTGCTTTTCAATGATGATTGTAACGTCCcttctttaattctttaCGGGGTATCAAGTACTGGTAAATCGTATCTGTTGAACCAAGCCTTAAACTTATCCAATAAAGAAGTTATTTGGATTAATTTAAAGACATGTTTCACAACGCCCTTATTGCTTTACAGGATACTTACACACGCGGGCGTTGACCAAGACCTTGCATACAAAAAGGGAACCCATATTAGTGGGTTCTTACATCTATTACATAtaaatatttcaaaaactgaAAAGCATGTTTACCTT GTTTTAGACCAAATAGATCAGTTTCCAGAGATATCGCCGATACTTTTTTCTATGTTTGCTGATTTAGCACTTAATACAAATCTTTCTAATCTTTCGGTGATTTTTACTCTTTCAACACATCCTGCACAATATATGGGTACACTTGCTGTACCTATCGTCTTTTTCCCGCAATATATGAAAGATGAGATATTAGAAATTTGTCAAAATACGCCTCCTGTTTTGGATTTTATCGATGAGACAGGCGAAGAAACATTCGAGGATGAAATAGAATTAAGTGTTTGGATGCAGTATTGTGGGTTCCTATGGAATGTATTTGGCTCCCATTGCCTTAATAACTATCAAGCTTTTCGAGATGTGGTAGATCTACATTGGCCTCAATTTGTGCAGCCCATTGTCAAGGGAAATGTTCATCCCGCTGACTATGCGCAGCTTCATAAGCTAGCAAAGCATGCTTTAACTTCAGATTTGACGATTAGCCGTCGTCTGCACATTATTGAACCCACAAAGATTAAATATATGCACGATGCCAAATCCGTCGATCTGCCTCTCTTGACCAAATATCTTTTAATATCTGCTTTCCTTGCATCATATAATCCCAGTCGCCTAGATgctcaattcttttctcaTGGTAAAGGTTCTAAACAGCGTGGAAGGAAGCGGAAAAATACATCGAACCAAAGCTTAGAATCGGCAAAAGGCGCAAAGAATGGTACCAGCAGGACGAAATCCACAGCAAAGCTATCACAACTAACGCTGGGACCTAAAGCTTTTGAACTTGAGCGTCTTTTTGCGATTTATTATGCGATATGCCCGAATGGAAGGCACGTTTTATCGGCAGACGTCTTTAATCAAATTACCAGTCTAGCCTCATTGAAAATGTTGCTGCCAGCTCATAAGGGCTCATTACGTTCCTTGGACAGTCCAAGATTCAAAGTCAATGTATCAAGGGAATTCGTTatcaaaatttcaaaatcagTGGGTTTTCCATTGGAAAGCTATTTAGCAGATGAGCCTGTTTGA
- the sds23 gene encoding serine/threonine protein phosphatase PP2A inhibitor Sds23/Moc1, whose translation MPLSPQSAESLPSSGRQSFGVNSVSEFLAQFPVPQGLPSKSWQDLPVTFLHDNEIALIDPEMSMEEASSILIDRELSALPILAAKGSNEIVTTFDYADLNAFLLMVVGFDDFNDDRYKELTEKVRAGNVVTAYEVSLLGKNKDVFMTIPHTTTLGELAKTLASGIRRVAVTNENGDLSFMASQRSIIRFLWNNIRAFPDLEPLMARTIHSLDIGSCDITCISGDEKVALALRQMNQTGIGSLAVVDSQFRLLGNISLVDVKYVTRSSSVYLLNKSCAHFLSVIKSEQGIRAGKDSAPAFNIYESSTFAFTLAKLVATQCHRLWLVQSPSCPPSPKNNSHFTSSSGGVKVNQLLGVVSLTDIISVLYAHMKGTLIPPPASTHRHGRRGSTSSHRSHSKASGDINMRR comes from the exons ATGCCTTTGTCACCTCAATCAGCAGAGTCTTTACCAAGCTCAGGGCGTCAATCATTTGGCGTCAATTCTGTGTCTGAATTTTTGGCTCAGTTTCCTGTTCCACAAGGCCTCCCATCAAAATCATGGCAAGACTTACCAGTTACCTTTCTTCATGATAACGAAATTGCTTTGATTGACCCAGAAATGTCCATGGAAGAGGCAAGTTCAATTCTCATTGATCGTGAACTCAGTGCACTTCCCATTCTTGCCGCTAAGGGAAGTAACGAAATCGTTACTACGTTTGACTATGCGGATTTAAATGCTTTTTTGCTAATGGTTGTGGGTTTTGATGACTTCAATGATGATAGATACAAAGAACTTACTGAGAAGGTTCGTGCTGGAAATGTGGTTACCGCGTACGAGGTTTCTCTCcttggaaaaaacaaagacgTATTTATGACTATTCCACACACAACTACTCTTGGAGAGTTGGCAAAGACTTTAGCTAGCGGTATTCGTCGTGTTGCTGtcacaaatgaaaatggcGATCTAAGTTTCATGGCATCTCAAAGATCGATCATCCGTTTCCTTTGGAATAATATTCGTGCATTCCCAGACTTAGAGCCCCTTATGGCTAGAACG attcaTTCCTTGGATATCGGTAGTTGTGATATTACTTGCATCTCAGGGGATGAAAAAGTTGCCCTTGCATTACGCCAAATGA ACCAAACAGGTATCGGTTCGCTTGCTGTTGTGGATTCTCAGTTCCGCTTACTAGGAAATATATCTTTGGTCGACGTCAAGTATGTTACACGGTCTTCCTCTGTATACCTCCTCAATAAATCATGTGCCCATTTCTTGAGTGTTATTAAAAGTGAACAAGGCATCCGTGCCGGCAAAGACAGTGCTCCTGCTTTTAATATTTACGAATCATCCACTTTTGCCTTCACATTGGCTAAATTAGTTGCTACACAATGCCATCGTTTGTGGCTTGTACAATCACCTTCTTGTCCTCCCTCCCCTAAAAACAATTCTCATTTCACTAGCTCTAGTGGAGGTGTGAAGGTGAACCAGCTACTTGGGGTTGTTAGTTTAACAGACATCATTTCCGTGTTGTATGCGCATATGAAAGGTACCTTGATTCCTCCTCCAGCTTCTACTCATCGACACGGACGTCGTGGCAGTACAAGCAGTCATCGAAGCCATAGTAAGGCAAGTGGTGATATCAATATGCGTCGGTGA